One genomic segment of Bacteroides caccae includes these proteins:
- a CDS encoding ArnT family glycosyltransferase — MNTSTFAKTIVSHWSVIAVVAVLIYYSIFSHEFQLYWDDQWQVINSMTNDGISLKNLQTIFHSISNGQYSPINQLYYTLIHLCFGYSSLAFHIGNLLFHIFNACLVYLLAYSFIRNHFDSKKALGISFFTALLFAIHPVQVETVCWISASKIVLSTFFYLSALICYIQYMRNSKWQYLLASVVSSILAMGCKEQSVIIVPCLLLFDWMLFKRNMRSLKVYIEKVYYLIPAIAIFIVTLVANKNTGEEIIGYTIVDRFIFLCYSSFKYLLISAIPFKLSYLYPFPFQVGEKIPMALWIYPFVILFIGYVIYLNRRKPLLVFCTLFFILHLLPVLHVIPLPRYVVAADRYLYIPYIAFAIGLSILSYHLYERQRKWILYAGFLYCSYLCVYTAGYAPAWKNSDTLKEHFKEVLKKRETNLSINFKHEKQ; from the coding sequence ATGAATACATCAACATTTGCCAAAACGATTGTCTCACATTGGAGTGTTATTGCAGTTGTTGCTGTATTGATATATTATAGTATATTTTCGCACGAATTTCAATTGTATTGGGATGATCAGTGGCAAGTGATTAATTCGATGACGAACGACGGGATATCATTGAAGAATTTGCAGACTATATTCCACAGTATTAGTAACGGTCAATACTCCCCAATCAATCAATTATACTACACGCTTATTCATCTATGCTTCGGCTACAGTAGTTTAGCCTTTCATATAGGTAATTTGCTGTTTCATATATTTAATGCCTGTTTAGTGTACTTATTGGCCTATTCTTTTATAAGAAATCATTTTGATTCTAAAAAGGCATTGGGTATATCCTTCTTCACCGCACTGTTATTTGCCATACACCCGGTTCAGGTAGAAACCGTTTGCTGGATTAGTGCGTCGAAGATAGTGCTTAGCACTTTTTTCTATTTGTCGGCACTGATATGCTACATACAATATATGCGCAATAGTAAATGGCAGTATCTTCTAGCGAGTGTGGTCAGTAGTATATTGGCTATGGGCTGCAAAGAACAGTCCGTTATTATAGTTCCATGCTTGTTGCTGTTCGACTGGATGCTGTTCAAAAGAAATATGCGTTCCTTGAAAGTGTATATCGAAAAAGTATATTATCTCATTCCTGCTATTGCCATTTTTATAGTTACCCTTGTGGCCAACAAAAATACAGGAGAAGAAATCATAGGATATACGATAGTAGACCGTTTTATATTCCTTTGCTATTCATCATTTAAGTATCTCTTGATTTCGGCTATTCCTTTCAAGCTTTCCTATCTTTATCCTTTCCCCTTTCAGGTAGGCGAAAAGATACCCATGGCTTTATGGATATACCCATTTGTTATCCTATTCATAGGATATGTGATATACCTGAACCGCAGAAAGCCATTATTGGTCTTTTGCACGCTGTTTTTCATATTACATCTGTTGCCGGTGCTTCATGTGATTCCGCTACCCCGCTACGTTGTTGCAGCTGACCGCTATCTGTATATACCGTATATTGCGTTTGCAATTGGGCTTTCCATATTGTCATATCATCTATACGAACGCCAAAGAAAGTGGATTCTATATGCCGGATTCCTATATTGCTCATACCTATGCGTTTACACTGCCGGTTATGCTCCTGCATGGAAGAACTCAGATACTTTGAAAGAACACTTTAAAGAAGTTTTAAAGAAAAGAGAAACTAACCTTAGTATTAATTTTAAACACGAGAAACAATGA